The proteins below are encoded in one region of Chitinophagales bacterium:
- a CDS encoding DUF1801 domain-containing protein produces MSGAVDQYIATFPADVQEQLNNVRDVIRKHAPEATEIFSYGMPGYKIYGKALVYFAAYKLHIGFYATPSGHKQFAKALSRYKQGKGSVQFPLNEPMPLELIAKMVRFRVKENLSGSKQSGAGKKKTA; encoded by the coding sequence ATGTCTGGTGCCGTAGATCAATATATTGCAACCTTCCCGGCTGATGTGCAGGAGCAGTTGAATAATGTACGCGACGTGATCCGGAAGCACGCTCCGGAAGCAACAGAGATTTTCAGTTACGGAATGCCCGGCTATAAGATTTACGGCAAAGCGCTCGTTTATTTCGCCGCCTATAAATTGCACATCGGGTTTTATGCAACACCTTCCGGACATAAGCAATTTGCCAAAGCGCTGTCAAGGTATAAACAGGGCAAGGGTTCTGTTCAGTTTCCGCTCAACGAACCCATGCCGCTCGAACTGATCGCAAAGATGGTCAGGTTCAGGGTAAAGGAAAATTTATCCGGATCAAAACAATCAGGTGCCGGCAAGAAAAAAACAGCATAA
- a CDS encoding beta-lactamase family protein translates to MKYTFIIFTLLLITACRKGDDIAPAFYSCQFSFNDSSSTSPDNIRYQDLLNSITGSGVTGITMSVYHTGRGTWNGASGKADLHNNIDMQPCNISRVGSTVKMFTATVVLQLQEEGKLNLDDKIAAYLPGDVIDKIENADQATIRQLLQHSSGIYNYIQNLSFQTASINDLLKEWHADDLLKYAYHKSAYFSAGADVRYSNTNYILLGLLLEKLEGKPLYRVFDERLFAPLGLTLTQFAGNNHVPDGIVRGYIDLYSNLQVIESTYYSGWDYYTADGGLISNPYDMNVFFRALMKGEIINATSLQEMLTWKKPLEEDTEFFPIYYGLGIFKIETPQGIAYMHSGDAIGYYANMLFFPADSTTVVYAVNSNYGKIDQFVSTKDAIENIIAITK, encoded by the coding sequence ATGAAATATACCTTCATCATTTTTACCCTGCTTTTAATCACCGCCTGCCGGAAAGGCGATGACATTGCCCCTGCTTTTTACAGCTGCCAGTTCAGTTTTAATGACAGCAGCAGCACGAGTCCTGATAATATACGTTACCAGGATCTGCTCAACAGCATTACCGGCAGCGGTGTCACAGGCATTACCATGTCGGTTTACCATACCGGCAGAGGTACCTGGAATGGTGCAAGCGGCAAAGCTGACCTTCATAATAATATTGATATGCAGCCCTGTAATATTTCACGGGTCGGATCAACGGTAAAGATGTTTACTGCAACCGTTGTGCTGCAACTGCAGGAAGAAGGCAAGCTGAATCTTGATGATAAGATTGCTGCTTACCTGCCGGGTGATGTGATTGATAAAATTGAAAATGCTGATCAGGCAACCATCAGGCAGCTGCTGCAGCATTCGAGCGGCATCTACAACTACATACAAAATCTTTCGTTTCAAACTGCATCCATCAACGACCTGCTGAAAGAATGGCATGCAGATGACCTGTTAAAATATGCATACCATAAAAGCGCCTACTTTTCCGCGGGCGCCGATGTGCGCTACTCCAATACCAACTATATCTTGCTGGGATTGCTGCTTGAAAAACTGGAAGGCAAACCACTGTACCGTGTTTTTGATGAGCGATTATTCGCTCCGCTCGGTTTAACGCTCACACAGTTTGCCGGTAACAATCATGTGCCTGATGGCATCGTGCGCGGCTACATTGATCTTTACAGTAACCTGCAGGTGATTGAAAGCACCTATTACAGCGGATGGGATTATTACACAGCCGATGGCGGCCTCATCTCCAATCCGTATGATATGAATGTATTTTTCCGGGCATTGATGAAGGGTGAGATCATCAACGCAACTTCGCTGCAGGAAATGTTAACCTGGAAAAAGCCATTGGAAGAAGACACGGAATTTTTCCCGATCTATTACGGCCTTGGGATCTTCAAAATTGAAACGCCGCAGGGAATCGCTTATATGCACAGCGGCGATGCCATCGGTTACTATGCGAACATGCTGTTTTTCCCCGCCGACAGCACAACGGTAGTTTACGCGGTAAACAGCAACTACGGAAAAATTGATCAATTCGTTTCCACGAAAGATGCCATCGAAAATATTATTGCCATTACAAAATAA
- a CDS encoding beta-lactamase family protein gives MNEVDMLLHRLLKRNQCPSVQYMIFNKAHVIHHFNGGFADLKNRKSITEHTTYHAFSVTKTFTATAVLQLAERSLLDIDQPVVQYFPGFPYHGAITTRHLLTHTAGIPNPIPLNWIHLPEDDAGFNRNEYFNTLFRRHNRTRFGVNEKFSYSNLGYVLLGQLIENITGIAYEQYITVNLLQPLGLTSDELGFSIINNGKHAKGYHKRLSLSNALLSFFIDKQAFMGKAEGKWKPFKDFYVNGTAYGGLIGSCIAFAVYLQELLQHKCKLLSDPYKKMLFTENQTLDGKKTGMCLSWFCGTLKGNRYFTHAGGGGGFYCELRLYTALDMGSIVMFNRTGMTDERFLDQADRFFINEI, from the coding sequence ATGAATGAAGTTGATATGCTGTTGCACCGGCTGCTGAAACGCAATCAGTGTCCGTCGGTGCAATACATGATTTTTAATAAAGCACATGTCATACATCATTTTAACGGTGGATTCGCCGACTTAAAAAACAGGAAATCAATTACTGAACACACCACCTATCATGCTTTCTCAGTCACTAAAACCTTTACTGCCACCGCTGTTTTACAACTGGCTGAAAGAAGCCTGCTGGATATTGATCAGCCCGTTGTTCAATATTTCCCCGGGTTTCCATATCACGGAGCAATCACCACACGCCACCTGCTGACACACACAGCCGGTATTCCGAATCCCATACCGCTCAATTGGATTCACTTGCCCGAAGACGACGCCGGCTTCAACAGGAATGAATATTTCAATACTTTGTTTCGCAGGCACAACCGTACAAGGTTTGGCGTGAATGAAAAATTCTCCTATTCCAATCTCGGTTATGTATTACTCGGTCAGCTGATTGAAAACATCACCGGTATTGCTTACGAACAATATATCACCGTCAACCTGCTGCAACCACTCGGACTTACTTCGGATGAACTCGGCTTCTCCATCATTAATAACGGGAAGCATGCAAAAGGTTATCACAAGCGCTTAAGTCTGTCGAATGCCCTGCTCTCCTTTTTTATTGACAAGCAGGCATTCATGGGAAAAGCAGAAGGCAAATGGAAACCATTCAAAGATTTCTATGTTAACGGTACCGCTTATGGAGGACTCATCGGCTCCTGCATAGCCTTCGCAGTTTATCTGCAGGAGCTCTTGCAGCACAAATGCAAACTGCTGTCGGACCCATATAAAAAAATGTTGTTCACGGAAAACCAAACGCTTGACGGCAAAAAGACCGGCATGTGCCTTTCGTGGTTTTGCGGAACATTAAAAGGAAACCGGTATTTTACACATGCCGGAGGCGGTGGCGGATTCTATTGTGAACTACGGCTTTATACCGCGCTTGACATGGGAAGCATCGTGATGTTTAACCGGACCGGCATGACGGATGAACGGTTCCTTGATCAGGCAGACCGCTTTTTTATCAATGAAATCTGA
- a CDS encoding DUF4386 family protein, which translates to MKQVSNKTIGYLLIAGAVALFIPYTILTIIFEYPDILRQDTAAILIKFQEGGNTLIRTWFAFAITGLPLLPAYMFMGQKPENESPLIRPATGIGIIGLVVLMIGLLRWTFVVPVLAGTFVAGGDASTKSAAIIAHARIENAGETLLPGMFIEARINIDDNTSPSLPSEAIVSNGNDHFIFAEQEPFTYRQIPVRTGTTDQHFTEIIPLEEIAPRQKIVLKGAYYLLSELTKGEGEHNH; encoded by the coding sequence ATGAAACAGGTCAGTAATAAAACGATCGGCTACCTGTTGATTGCAGGCGCCGTCGCGCTCTTTATTCCTTACACCATTCTCACCATTATTTTTGAATATCCTGACATCTTACGACAGGACACGGCTGCCATCCTGATCAAATTTCAGGAAGGTGGAAATACGTTGATCCGGACTTGGTTTGCTTTTGCCATCACAGGGCTTCCATTATTACCCGCCTATATGTTCATGGGTCAGAAACCGGAAAATGAAAGCCCATTGATACGGCCTGCCACCGGTATTGGTATCATCGGATTGGTTGTTCTGATGATTGGCTTGTTGCGATGGACATTTGTGGTACCTGTTTTAGCCGGCACATTCGTCGCTGGCGGTGATGCATCCACAAAATCCGCCGCCATCATTGCTCATGCCAGGATTGAAAATGCCGGCGAGACCTTGTTGCCCGGCATGTTTATCGAAGCACGCATCAATATTGATGACAACACATCTCCCTCATTGCCCAGTGAAGCTATCGTCAGCAACGGCAATGATCATTTTATTTTTGCGGAACAGGAACCTTTTACCTACCGGCAAATACCAGTCCGTACCGGCACAACGGATCAGCACTTCACTGAAATCATTCCGCTTGAAGAAATTGCACCACGTCAGAAAATAGTACTGAAGGGCGCATACTATCTATTAAGTGAACTTACAAAAGGCGAAGGAGAACACAATCATTAG
- a CDS encoding DUF1801 domain-containing protein, whose product MAKPVKIKTAENNSSVEDFINGIAQEQKRADSLLLLQLMQQISRQEAKMWGSSIIGFGKLIYKSPSSGREVEWFKVGFSPRKANLTIYLMNLQLHEAALKKLGKFKKGAGCLYINKLDDIDSKVLKEMIRATVKSK is encoded by the coding sequence ATGGCTAAACCGGTGAAAATTAAAACTGCGGAGAACAACTCCAGCGTTGAGGATTTTATCAATGGCATAGCACAGGAACAGAAACGGGCAGACAGTCTTCTCCTGCTTCAACTGATGCAGCAAATCAGCAGGCAGGAAGCCAAGATGTGGGGCAGTTCCATCATTGGTTTTGGCAAACTGATCTATAAAAGCCCTTCATCCGGCAGAGAGGTGGAATGGTTCAAGGTTGGATTCTCGCCCCGAAAAGCCAACCTGACGATTTACCTGATGAACCTGCAGCTGCATGAGGCAGCTTTGAAAAAGTTAGGGAAGTTTAAAAAAGGAGCAGGTTGCCTCTATATCAATAAGCTGGATGATATTGACAGCAAGGTTTTGAAAGAAATGATCAGGGCCACCGTAAAAAGCAAGTAA
- a CDS encoding NAD(P)-dependent alcohol dehydrogenase, with translation MKAAVYYKYGPPEVVQLMEIARPVAKEDEVLVKVIASTVNRTDAGFRSAEYFISRFWTGLLKPVHHVLGCEFAGIVEETGRQVTAFQSGDKVFGFNDKTCGGHGEYLVMAAKGAITSIPGNLNFYEAAALTEGAHYALCDIRAARVTSGQQVMVYGATGAIGSAAVQLLKSMGVHVTAVCNTRNVALIKSLGADLVLDYETEDFTKTGQQFDFILDAVGKSSFRQCKKLLKQKGIYISTELGRHSANVFLSLTTPYMGGKKVLFPIPSINKQDVEYLGELARNGRFKPVIDRYYSLDEIVKAYHYVATGQKTGNVIIKIAD, from the coding sequence ATGAAAGCAGCGGTCTATTATAAATACGGGCCACCGGAGGTTGTACAACTAATGGAGATTGCACGGCCGGTTGCCAAAGAGGATGAGGTGCTGGTGAAGGTTATCGCTTCTACAGTAAACAGGACTGATGCCGGCTTTCGCAGCGCCGAATATTTTATCTCCAGGTTCTGGACGGGCCTGCTGAAACCGGTGCATCATGTACTCGGTTGCGAATTCGCCGGTATAGTGGAAGAGACAGGCAGGCAGGTTACTGCATTTCAAAGCGGTGACAAAGTTTTTGGATTTAATGATAAAACCTGCGGCGGACATGGCGAGTACCTGGTTATGGCAGCGAAAGGCGCCATCACAAGCATACCGGGCAACCTGAACTTTTATGAAGCGGCTGCCCTTACGGAAGGAGCACATTATGCGCTCTGTGATATCAGGGCCGCACGCGTAACAAGCGGTCAGCAGGTAATGGTTTACGGTGCAACAGGAGCAATTGGTTCCGCTGCCGTACAGCTGTTAAAAAGCATGGGCGTTCATGTGACAGCCGTTTGCAACACACGGAATGTGGCACTGATAAAATCACTCGGTGCTGACCTCGTTTTGGATTACGAGACGGAAGACTTTACAAAAACGGGACAACAGTTCGATTTTATCCTGGATGCTGTGGGCAAAAGTTCGTTCCGGCAATGCAAAAAATTACTGAAGCAGAAAGGAATCTATATCTCAACAGAACTCGGAAGACATTCGGCAAATGTCTTTTTATCGCTCACAACACCGTATATGGGCGGAAAAAAAGTTTTGTTTCCTATACCTTCCATCAATAAACAAGACGTTGAATACCTCGGGGAACTCGCGCGCAACGGTCGGTTCAAACCTGTCATCGACCGGTATTATTCATTAGATGAAATTGTTAAGGCTTATCATTATGTTGCAACGGGACAAAAAACCGGCAATGTGATCATTAAAATTGCTGATTGA
- a CDS encoding T9SS type A sorting domain-containing protein — protein sequence MKKSTIITAFLTIVFSSANTIAQPSCSSLNITHKADIVSNCSQMMMTMIHDQNDHPYLYVANKEAGLKVYDISVITAPSLVATVATTLFDMLDVMSVSQYGNYLYLAIGNSFVNPAGGGMAIVDVTTPAAPVVTDYYIAPDANSSGGIVRVEGNLAYLGAMQSGLIILDVADKSDIQFVSQFIPAIDYPPVPNPNAGHYNARGMEVRNGIVYLCYDAGGIRIINCTNKLAPVETGHWCNPAMYLPFDHPKAYNNIVLDDTLAYVAVDYAGMEVLNISDTGNIQMTGWWNPYNAPNTNWFGCNIHANEIHFEKNCRRVFLSTGKSDMHVIDVSNPASPDSCNAYGGTGNETGTWGLGVWKDQIYLSYICAAVPFSSLLTQVTLLTYDTCLATTGVTAPNTNTSVIFSPNPFSTQTVLQSDKTLINATLTVNNIFGQMVTQIENIDGPSVVFPRGTLASGLYVARLTEENKTIATQKLIITE from the coding sequence ATGAAAAAATCCACCATCATCACGGCATTCCTTACAATAGTTTTTTCATCTGCCAATACGATTGCGCAACCATCGTGCAGCTCATTAAACATTACGCACAAGGCTGACATCGTTTCCAATTGCAGCCAGATGATGATGACGATGATTCATGATCAAAACGATCATCCCTACTTGTATGTAGCCAATAAAGAAGCCGGGCTGAAGGTATATGACATTTCCGTCATCACCGCCCCCTCACTGGTCGCGACGGTTGCAACAACGCTTTTCGATATGCTGGATGTAATGAGTGTTTCGCAATACGGAAACTATCTTTATCTCGCCATCGGGAATTCTTTTGTCAATCCCGCCGGTGGAGGCATGGCGATAGTAGATGTAACTACCCCTGCTGCTCCGGTTGTTACAGACTACTACATTGCTCCGGACGCCAACAGCAGCGGCGGTATAGTGAGGGTAGAAGGCAACCTTGCCTACCTGGGAGCAATGCAAAGCGGACTCATCATCCTGGATGTTGCCGACAAAAGTGATATCCAGTTTGTTTCACAATTTATTCCGGCAATCGATTACCCACCCGTTCCAAACCCCAATGCTGGGCATTACAATGCCCGTGGTATGGAAGTGAGGAACGGCATCGTGTATCTTTGTTACGACGCTGGTGGCATCCGGATCATCAATTGCACCAATAAACTTGCTCCCGTAGAAACAGGACACTGGTGCAACCCTGCCATGTACCTGCCGTTCGATCACCCGAAAGCGTATAACAATATTGTGCTGGATGACACGCTTGCTTATGTTGCCGTTGATTACGCGGGAATGGAAGTGCTGAATATTTCCGACACAGGCAACATTCAAATGACAGGCTGGTGGAATCCTTACAATGCCCCCAATACAAACTGGTTTGGATGTAACATTCACGCAAACGAAATTCATTTTGAGAAAAATTGCCGGCGTGTCTTTCTTTCAACGGGAAAAAGTGACATGCATGTAATTGATGTTTCTAATCCGGCTTCGCCAGACTCATGCAATGCTTATGGCGGAACAGGAAATGAAACCGGCACCTGGGGACTCGGGGTGTGGAAAGATCAGATCTATCTTTCCTATATCTGTGCAGCCGTTCCGTTTTCGTCATTGCTGACACAGGTGACACTGCTTACCTACGACACCTGCTTGGCAACAACTGGCGTCACTGCGCCAAACACGAATACGTCCGTCATTTTTTCTCCCAATCCCTTTTCCACGCAGACAGTTTTGCAATCGGATAAAACATTGATAAATGCAACTCTCACCGTTAACAATATTTTCGGGCAGATGGTCACCCAAATAGAAAACATCGATGGGCCGTCGGTTGTTTTCCCGCGCGGCACGCTTGCATCCGGCCTTTATGTGGCCCGGTTGACAGAGGAAAACAAAACAATTGCTACACAAAAGTTAATCATCACAGAATAA
- a CDS encoding class I SAM-dependent methyltransferase, whose product MNTDLVTYYKERAREYERIYAKPDRQGDLQRATVILQTLFAGKTVLEIACGTGYWTERICKNAKSVLATDINKTMIDIAQQKALLNTEVAFGIADIFSFKASHEYDSLFGGFIWSHIPLQTLDKFLDIVSHFVQPGGTIVFMDNNFVAGSNHPVTGTDENGNSFQTRKLENGTTHFVLKNFATETFLRRKLSGIATNIQFINLKYFWILSYTSILKES is encoded by the coding sequence ATGAATACCGATCTGGTCACGTATTATAAAGAAAGGGCACGGGAATACGAAAGGATTTACGCAAAACCTGACCGGCAAGGCGACCTTCAGCGTGCAACGGTCATTCTGCAAACGTTGTTCGCCGGCAAAACGGTTCTGGAAATCGCTTGCGGCACTGGTTACTGGACGGAAAGAATCTGCAAAAATGCGAAGTCTGTTTTGGCAACGGACATCAACAAAACAATGATTGATATAGCACAACAAAAAGCTTTATTAAATACGGAGGTAGCTTTCGGGATTGCGGACATTTTCAGTTTCAAAGCCAGCCACGAATATGACAGCTTGTTTGGCGGTTTTATCTGGAGTCATATACCGTTGCAGACGCTCGACAAATTTCTGGACATTGTCAGCCATTTTGTACAGCCGGGCGGGACGATTGTTTTTATGGATAACAATTTTGTAGCAGGCAGCAATCATCCCGTTACCGGCACAGATGAAAACGGCAACAGTTTTCAAACCAGAAAACTTGAAAACGGAACGACGCACTTTGTGCTGAAAAATTTTGCAACGGAAACCTTCTTACGCCGGAAACTATCCGGCATCGCCACAAACATTCAATTCATTAATTTGAAATATTTCTGGATATTGAGCTACACGTCAATACTGAAAGAATCTTAA
- a CDS encoding NADP-dependent oxidoreductase, protein MKAFTVTKYSDKEKLKLADIPVPVAKDNEVLVEVHAAGINLLDSLIKKGEFKIFLPYKPPFVLGHDVAGVITQVGSGVKKFKVGDEVYARPSNFHIGTFAEYIAIPENDLALKPKNISMEEAASIPLVGLTVWQALIEIGKLKKGQKVFIQAGSGGVGTFAIQFAKHAGATVATTTSTNNIDMVKQLGADVIIDYKNEDFATRLKDYDIVLHSNRESKILEQSLRILKPGGTVISLTGPPTPEFAGKLNLAWHLQFLTKILSAGVKRKAKKLNVNFSFLFMSADGNQLSEITTLINAGVISPVVDKVFPFEQTNEALAYVETGRAKGKVVVKMK, encoded by the coding sequence ATGAAAGCATTCACTGTTACAAAATACAGCGATAAAGAAAAACTAAAACTCGCTGACATACCGGTACCGGTGGCCAAAGACAATGAAGTATTGGTTGAGGTACATGCTGCCGGAATAAATTTACTGGACTCGTTGATAAAGAAAGGCGAATTCAAAATTTTTCTTCCCTACAAACCGCCATTTGTTTTAGGACACGATGTTGCCGGAGTTATTACACAGGTTGGCTCAGGTGTAAAAAAATTTAAGGTTGGCGATGAGGTTTATGCAAGGCCTTCCAACTTTCATATTGGCACTTTTGCCGAATATATTGCCATCCCTGAAAACGATTTAGCCCTGAAACCAAAAAATATCTCCATGGAAGAAGCGGCATCCATTCCGTTGGTTGGCTTAACGGTATGGCAGGCCTTGATTGAGATCGGAAAACTGAAAAAGGGGCAAAAAGTTTTCATCCAGGCAGGTTCAGGCGGCGTAGGAACATTTGCCATTCAATTCGCAAAACATGCAGGCGCTACCGTTGCCACCACAACCAGCACCAATAATATTGATATGGTTAAGCAACTGGGCGCTGATGTAATTATTGATTACAAGAATGAAGACTTTGCAACCAGGTTGAAAGATTATGATATCGTGCTGCACAGCAACCGTGAATCAAAAATTCTTGAGCAATCTTTACGCATATTAAAGCCGGGCGGCACCGTCATTTCACTGACCGGCCCGCCAACACCTGAGTTTGCCGGAAAATTAAACTTAGCATGGCACCTGCAATTCCTCACTAAAATATTGAGTGCGGGTGTAAAGAGAAAGGCGAAGAAATTAAACGTCAATTTCTCGTTTCTTTTTATGAGCGCAGACGGCAACCAGTTGAGTGAAATTACTACTCTCATAAACGCAGGTGTTATCTCGCCCGTTGTCGACAAGGTATTTCCGTTTGAACAAACCAATGAAGCATTGGCTTATGTAGAAACCGGCCGTGCAAAAGGAAAAGTAGTGGTGAAGATGAAATGA
- a CDS encoding alpha/beta hydrolase → MKITQNGSASDAVYTYATVPTQFVAANGIQFAYRSYGKTGDIPVIYFNHLTANLDNCDPRIMDAIAAHRQIISFDYRGVGATTGKQGESIADMAKDGIAFIHALGFKQVDIAAFSMGGFITQEILLTAPQLVRKAILAGTGPRGGTGIPDVAGKTYGDIFKGLFTFRDPKFYLFFNQNKIGKAAAKDFLNRLKERKENRDKNVALYVLKKQLNAIKKWGNESPMDLSVFKLPVFIANGDADRMVPTPLSFDMAKRFPNAQIKIYPDSGHGGIFQYHEEFIPKAIEFLNR, encoded by the coding sequence ATGAAAATTACACAAAACGGCAGCGCTTCAGATGCGGTCTACACTTATGCAACAGTTCCCACTCAATTTGTAGCAGCCAACGGTATTCAATTCGCCTATCGCTCTTACGGCAAAACGGGTGACATACCGGTTATTTATTTCAATCACTTAACGGCCAACCTTGATAATTGCGACCCGAGAATCATGGATGCCATTGCAGCACATCGTCAGATAATTTCATTTGACTATCGTGGTGTTGGCGCCACAACAGGCAAACAGGGAGAAAGTATTGCCGATATGGCAAAAGACGGAATCGCTTTTATTCATGCCCTGGGCTTCAAACAGGTTGATATTGCAGCATTCTCTATGGGTGGATTTATTACACAAGAAATACTTTTAACAGCACCGCAGCTGGTTCGTAAAGCAATACTTGCAGGCACAGGACCAAGAGGTGGCACAGGAATACCCGATGTGGCTGGTAAAACGTATGGTGATATTTTCAAGGGGCTATTTACATTCAGAGATCCCAAGTTCTATTTGTTTTTTAATCAAAATAAAATCGGAAAAGCTGCAGCAAAAGATTTTCTAAATCGCTTAAAAGAGAGAAAAGAAAACCGTGATAAAAACGTAGCGCTTTATGTGCTGAAAAAACAATTGAATGCGATAAAAAAATGGGGAAATGAAAGCCCTATGGATTTAAGTGTGTTCAAACTGCCGGTATTTATTGCCAACGGAGATGCCGACAGAATGGTGCCAACTCCATTATCTTTTGATATGGCTAAGAGATTTCCCAACGCCCAAATAAAAATTTACCCTGACTCCGGGCATGGTGGTATTTTCCAATACCACGAAGAGTTTATACCCAAAGCCATTGAATTTTTAAATCGATAA
- a CDS encoding SDR family NAD(P)-dependent oxidoreductase, whose translation MLIKIFFCLHLLFASIVVCLHLHIASKDTNSPLITKTMKQTILVTGASSGFGLLIATKLHDSGYSIIGTSRYPAKYAAKFPFKMIALDLDDEQSLATFSARLFREINQLDMLINNAGFLVSGIAEEIPVELGRQQFETNFWGTIKVTNAVLPHFRKQKSGKIITVGSIVGLVSFPNAAYYAASKHALEGYFKALRYELTEFNISVAMIQPSAFKTSIMDNSFSPLNKIDDYNSLRSKIEKFTTGLVNSAEDPAIVAEKVLNVVRADRPKFRNVVGKGTNVLFNLQHFAYGILEKNVLKQLNKN comes from the coding sequence TTGCTCATAAAAATATTTTTTTGTTTGCACTTGCTTTTTGCAAGTATTGTTGTATGTTTGCACTTGCATATTGCAAGCAAAGATACAAACAGCCCATTAATAACAAAGACCATGAAGCAAACTATTTTAGTAACAGGCGCATCATCAGGCTTCGGTTTACTGATTGCAACCAAACTACATGATAGTGGATACAGTATTATCGGAACAAGCCGCTACCCAGCAAAGTATGCCGCAAAGTTTCCCTTTAAAATGATAGCATTGGACCTGGACGATGAACAATCATTAGCCACTTTTTCAGCGCGATTGTTCAGGGAAATAAATCAGCTGGATATGCTCATCAATAACGCCGGCTTTTTAGTGTCCGGTATTGCAGAAGAAATACCTGTTGAGTTAGGCAGGCAGCAGTTTGAAACAAATTTTTGGGGAACGATCAAGGTAACAAATGCAGTCTTGCCCCATTTCAGAAAACAAAAGTCCGGTAAAATAATAACAGTAGGTTCTATTGTAGGGTTGGTATCCTTCCCCAATGCAGCTTACTATGCAGCGTCCAAACATGCTTTGGAAGGTTATTTCAAAGCATTAAGATATGAACTGACAGAGTTCAATATAAGTGTTGCAATGATTCAGCCTTCTGCTTTCAAAACAAGCATTATGGATAACTCCTTTTCGCCGTTAAATAAAATTGACGACTACAACTCTTTGAGAAGCAAGATTGAAAAATTCACAACCGGCTTAGTCAATAGTGCTGAAGACCCTGCAATTGTTGCGGAAAAAGTACTTAATGTAGTCAGGGCTGACAGGCCTAAATTCAGGAATGTGGTTGGCAAGGGTACTAATGTGTTGTTTAATCTGCAACACTTTGCCTACGGGATTTTAGAAAAAAATGTGCTTAAGCAATTAAATAAAAACTAA
- a CDS encoding helix-turn-helix transcriptional regulator — MSKLKKRSECPLSCSLDIWGDKWSLLIIRDLMFYNKSTYGDFLKSQEGIATNILSARLSALEENGIIEKVENPGTRSRVFYKLTQKGIELFPILVEVHLWAEKYLTIPQEIKPIIKEAKRDKEGFIRSSMKALKKV; from the coding sequence ATGAGCAAGTTGAAAAAAAGATCGGAGTGCCCGTTAAGCTGCTCGCTGGATATCTGGGGAGATAAGTGGTCGCTGCTGATCATCAGGGACCTGATGTTTTACAATAAGTCAACTTATGGCGACTTTCTGAAATCGCAAGAAGGTATTGCTACGAATATTTTATCTGCCCGTTTGTCGGCACTGGAAGAAAATGGGATTATTGAAAAGGTGGAAAATCCCGGCACCAGGTCGAGGGTGTTTTATAAACTCACCCAAAAGGGAATTGAGTTGTTTCCCATTTTGGTGGAAGTGCATTTATGGGCTGAGAAATATTTAACAATTCCACAGGAAATAAAGCCAATCATAAAGGAAGCAAAAAGGGATAAGGAAGGATTTATCAGGTCTTCCATGAAAGCGCTGAAAAAAGTTTAA